Within the Zea mays cultivar B73 chromosome 10, Zm-B73-REFERENCE-NAM-5.0, whole genome shotgun sequence genome, the region cttagtggcttgtgagagagagatttttgtgttcattcgagttcttgtcgcttggattgcctttcttctttttccattcttactctcaagtgctttgtaagcgaggcaagagacactaagtgtgttgtggtccttgcggggtcttagtgacccgtgagattaaggaagaaggctcactcggtctaagtgaccgtttgagagagagaaagggttgaaatagacccggtctttgtgacctcctcaactcaccgtgttcatccgcttgattctcatttgatttgttttcgcactctctcccggacttgattttagttctaacgctaaccccccgatttgtagtgtgtgtttaaagttgtaaatttcagattacgcctattcatccccctctagacgacttttatTTGACCCGAAAGGCACGAGCCATTTAATGATGTCGTGGCCAGACCCGACAGGCACAACTTATTTAATAGTGTCACGACCCTGTCTAATAAGATTCAAAAATAGTCCGTACTGATTTGACCCAATAACCTTGCTTTGTCTAGGCCTCATTCTCGACCAACAGTGTCGCTCCGGTCTTATACGATtacattttaaaattttaaattatctctactaactattaaggggttagtgtagactgcccccgcctcgaGCAGCCCGCACTATCGCCCGCACGACGCGAATCCCATCCCGCAACGCCCGCCGCGTGAACCGCCCGCCCACGCCGCGAATCCTCTCCCGCAACCCAGCCTCCCTCCCCGTGCGCGTCGCCGCATGCTCAGCATGTTCAACGCCGCAAATCTCTCAGCCACCCCCATCCTCACGCGAATctctcaccaccaccagccgcatGTTGCGCATGCTCAACGCCGCCATCCTCATTCGGAGGTAGCTCTGTCGTCCCCATCTCTCAACCATCCACGCCACCCTCTCCTCCACCACCTCTCTCTCGGACGAATCCGCCCACCCGCCGCCTCCACCCTATTTCGATGCCACCAAGACCATGCTTCGCTCCTAGTGTGCCTCGCAGACGTCCAAACAGAACCCGGGCACTAACCAGCAGCTGGAGATCGAGATGACCGCTGAGAAGTCTCGCCGCCTCATCACATCTGATTGTGGAGGCGGAGGTGGCGATGCCAAGCTAGAGGCTTCGGTCTCCGAAGGAGTGGTCAATGGGGACAAGTGGTCGCGTTTTGCTGATCTCGGCGGGATGGAGCAGGTGTTAGATCAGCTTCTGGTAGAAGTGGTGGTCCCCCTGTGCCGTCCGGAGCTGCCGTATCACCTTGGGGTTAGGTCTGTTGCTGGGCTACTGTTGTACGGACTGCCAGGTTGCGGGAAGACCACCCTTGCACATGCCATTACCAATGAGACTGGTGTGCCGTTCTACAAGATCTCAGCCCCAGATATCGTCTCTGGAGTATCTGGTATGTTTTCTAACACTTGCATCACAGTTGAAAAATTCTGACGCTCTGTATTTGGACAAATAAGTCCCATATCATTTGCATTGTGAATTTGTGATGAATAGTATCATGAAATCATTATCTTTCTGAATAGCTGCTGAAGGATATGCAGTTTTTGTACCTCAACTTGTGTCCATGGTCTAATGATCTTGATAGATAAAGTTGTGTGTCAGGATTCATGCAGAagacatcacacaatgcttgtgtACTTGCAGGAGGTTCTGAAGAAAACATTAGGGGCTTATTTTAGAAGGCATATAGGACTGCTCCCTCAATTGTATTCATAGATGAGATAGATGCAATTGCATCCAAGAGGGAGAATCTGCAACGAGAGATGGAGCGACGGATAGTTACTCAGCTGATGACATGCATGGATGAATTCCACCAGAATATTGGTGGCGATGGTTCTGATGTCGATTCATCTAAAAAAACCAGGTTATGTTATTGTCATTGGAGCTACAAATAGGCCTGATGCTGTGGATCAAGCTCTTCGAAGGCCAGGAAGATTTGATCGAGAGATATATCTTGGGGTTCCATATGTGAATTCAAGGAAACAGATACTGATGATGCTTGCTCGGAAGCTTCGACTTGAAGGGCAATTTGACTTTTTAAAGATAGCAAGGGCCACACCAGGTTTTGTTGGTGCTGACTTGAAAGCATTAGTCAATAATGCAGGGTATCTGGCAATGAAGAGATTAATTAATAAAAGAAGAGCTCAGTATTGTTCTGAGGTAAAGGTAAAATGGTGGAAGCAGCTGTCTTGGGATGCAGGCGAGATGGAGAGTGTACATGTTACCATGAACGACTTTGAGGTATACCTTTTTCATATAGAGCTCACGACAAGAATCGTGTTTTAATTTACCCATTGTAAGCTGGATTTAGATTGTAGCTTGATCTGTTTCCATAAAAATCTCGGTAATTTTCCCCGCTATTAACTTTCTGTTGTTTAAGATGCTAAATTTTGCAATATTGCAACAGATTGATACCTTTTCCTTCCTAGCTGTGTTCATGTATTGTAGGCACCTGTTTCTCACCTACTTGCTTATTATGCTACTGGAATTTTTATAGATTACTGTGGACTATAGAATTTAAATATGCATTTTCAGTTctcatgcttttcttttctctctctgaCTTGATTCACACTGGCGCCGACCTAGCATCACTGGTaatttgtttgatatcatgtcAGATAGACCTCTGTTTGAATTTACCCACAGGGTGCATTAGTGAAGTTTATTAAATGCAGATTCTTTTTGGCTCTGAGGAATGCATTCTGACTTATACTGTAATAATTGCAGCACTCTTTTGTGTGATGACAATTGATGATTTTAAAACATGCAAGAAATGGAACTAACATTATTTTTCATCAAGTGGATGAGGCAGCCATGTTAGCTTTGGAAGAGAGATGGAGGTACCTTGATAGCCCCACCTTTTCTGATTGAGCCATCACACTTTGAACAAGCCTTATCAAAGGTGAAGCCATCGGTATCCAAAAAGGTATGTGCAGGATGACATGCTACTTCTTGCTAATCTCTGTTTACCATTGTGACATGTGAGCTGATTTCATCCATGGCTCTTCCCTTTTGATTACAGCAAAGGAAACATTACGAGACAATGCGAAGTGTTGAGCGTCTCGTGGGCGTGCTCGTCGTCGTGGAGGTCGAGCCAGCACTCGAGCGGTTGTCCGGAGGCGACGCGCGCGGCGGTAACAGATCTGGCCCAAGTCAAGGTGAGCCCCCCTCCCCCTGATCCAACACGAAGTGATGAGCGTCTTGTGGGCGTGCTCGTCGTCGTGGAGGTCAAGCCAGCACTCGAGCGGTCGTCTGGACTACAGTCCGAGCTGCTCAGAGCTCTCCTCGCGCGGGACTGTGCCCATTAGCATTTCATCGAGCACATGAATGCTTATGGTCGCTTAACTGCTCTGATTTGTAGGTTGCGGTCCATATTCGACCGCTTAGCAGCACTAAGGTGTCGCTGCAGGGGAAGACGCGGTGCGTTAGATATGAATAGAATCAGAGCCTTACCTAGATTGGACACCTTAGGCCCGATTCACTTTCGACCTTGACACGGACGAACATGTCACACAGGTCCTCTTGTTACTCTCGCTTCTCAGTTTAGCATTCACCCTTTTTTGTGTTAACTGTGCAAAAATGTGCAACTTCTCCTTTTCGTGTTGTTCAGGATGTTGGACTTAATTGGGAGATTATTTGACGGACTCAAAATTCAATCAAGAAGTTTATGTGAGCAGTTTAGTATCTGAATTTTGAGCAAGGATAACCATTAGGATGGCATGTTCAAGGTTGTCGCGGTGCCCATGGTGGAGAACTGCATAGTTAGCTATAACAGTCGCATTCTTGCTTACGGCCAACTAAACTGCAGGTTTAAGTTGCTGATCGCTGTTGTAAATACTCAAGTTATAAGATTGCATTGTTATGGGTTTACCTTTCAATTAATTACAAATTTGTCTACTTCTGCTAGACAGGAAGCGAAAAATTACAATGCTTGGTGACATAGAAAATGGAACACGGAGGAACAACACACTAGACATCATCTACCTAGCgcatattatagtgatgtttgtcgtttcatatctatgtttcatacaatttttttacttccgtcgcaacgcacgggtacataCCTAGTTAGTATATATATTTATAATATCTATCGTTCACATAAGACAAATCAACATGAGTTCTACGAGTCAGAAGGCGGAGTTAAGTACCTGCAGGCACCGCAACGAAACAACCAAGTATATTTTCTCACTTAATTATAGTAGAGATATATTAAAAAATATAATAGAACTAATAGACCGGTTTGGGGTGTGATTGAATCTTGGATCCGTCTATGActttagggtgcgtttggtttAGCTGTGAGCTAAGAAAAAGCTGTTGTGAGATGTCTGCCGTGAAAAGACTGTTGTGGGAAAAAAGTTGAAAGTTCTTTGGTTCAAACTGATGTGAGTTGTTCACTGTAAATAAAGTGTATATTGTCTATATGCACTTTATTTAACTATATCTCTTAATCAGTATGTCTAATTAAAAAACCGATTTCACATTTGTGTTCCTAATATTTTTACAAATAAATCATTTTTAAATTTTATTTATAATAATTTTTAAGTAAAAGTATTGTATTTCATTTATTACAACACTTAATTAATTTTATCCTATTTTAGTTTCAATTTACTGTGTCTGTTTATTAATATAACGAACTTCAATAAGCAGCAAAAGCAGGATCCAAATTGCTTTTAAATTTGTACCACAGAAAAGCTATTTTTTCAAAGTAGCTGTAGAAAAATTGAATCCCTTTGATTCAGAAGAAGCAGGAGCAAGTTTTAAAAGtagaaccaaacacacccttagtgcGTACATATATCTATGTATCTATCGTATCTTCCACATATATCTCCATATCTACCCTAAAGAAGATGTATTGGCAATCTCCAGCAGAGCAACTATATGTCGTGTAAAATACCATTTTATGCTCTAGACTATAATATTTATAAAGCGGAGTTTAAAATAATAAGTGAGATAGGGTGTGGAAAGAGAGGCAATTGGAGATAGCATCATATGTGTTCTTTCTACCGCATCAGCATCTAGATCTAGCGCTCTCTTTTATACTGAACTTTTTTTTATTTCTAATACCTGTGTTGCTCAGTTGTTAAAACTGTTTTGATTTCGGAAAAATAAAATCAATAACGTTTGTTTTGGTGAGGAGGCAGCGCTAGCTGTTATTTCTGGCTCTGCAACTGCAAGCACCCCGGGCGACGAGCAGGACTGCTGGGCAGTGGGCACTGAGCAGGACACAGAGCGGAACCGACGATGCATGATGGCCTAAGATTTTTACCGCGGCCGGCCCGCTGTGACCGTGTGACTGTGTGAGGATGTCATCGATCGACGTCGACGCTTACCCTTCTTCCATTCGGCGCGCCGTGTCTTTGTGCTTCCCCCCCTGCCAATATAATGCCTCGTTCCTCTGTACGTTTCTTTATTTGTTGCATGCAATGCACGTACGCGTCCCTATCCCGCTTACGCTTACACAGAGCGCGGAACCGACGACGCCACTGTGAGTGACCGTGATGGTGAGTCTTTGTGCTCACTGCGGAACCTGCCGTTTTGCCGTGTGTCTTTGTGCTTCCCCTGCCACGCACCGCGCCTCATTCCTTTGTACGTTTCTTTATTACATGCAATACACGTGCGCGTCTCTATCCGTTTCTATGTACTCCCTTGGTTTTAAATTACaaatttattttttttaaaaaaataaaatatttttttGAAAGTCAAGTTTTTTTAGAAGAACAAAAAAAACTATTGATATAGAGTAGATGAGTGGTATTTAACACCACTGCACCCCTCGCCGTCCAGCGCCCCCCTCGTCCTGTCCCTCCTCCCTTTTCCACCCATCCCTGGTACTGGTACACTTCTCACTCAGATTCAGCCATCCTCACCAGTCCTGTCTCGCGCTGAGCGTCTCTTGCTTCCTCCAGCCTCCAGTCCAGGCCACGCCTCTGTCCAACATGGCCGGCACTGTCGCCGCCACAGCCACGGTCTGCTCCATGTGCGGCGACGTCGGCTTCCCCGAGAAGCTCTTCCGGTGCGCGCGCTGCCGCCACCGCTTCCAGCACTCGTACGTCCACTTCTTTTATTTGCTCCCAGTCCCAGAtagcctcttcttccccccgctcCATATCTATCCTCTTCTTCATATCGCGTAAGTATATGCAACAACGCGTACCACTACTAGACTAGTATATCATGACGACGAGCTCCATGCATCTCTCTTCAGccgctttattttcttcttcCGTATGTATAGTATAGTATTACTGGTGTGTGGTACTGTTCTTGTCATTATACGCACCCCCACACTGCTCCACCGGCGCGGCGGTGCTGGCATGgcggcatgcatgcatgcaggtACTGCACCAACTACTACGGCGACAGCGCACCCGCCTCGGCTGGCTCGGACGACATGTGCGACTGGTGCCTGAGCGACGTGGCCGGCGGGAAGGCGAGCAGGTGGTCGTCGTCCTTGTCTCCGGCCGGGAAGCAGCAGCACGCCAGCACCGGCCGGAACCATGAGTCCTCGTCCGCCACGACCACCACGAGCTCCGCCGGCGGCAACAaggccagcggcggcgaccaccagGCCGAGGCTGCAGGGCGGCGAGCGGCGACCACCAGGCCGGCCGCCCGCAGGTACAAGCTGCTCAAGGACGTCTTGTGTGAGTAGTTTGACCACATATAGCTAGGTCACGGGCCGGGCATGGGCCTCACGGTCTTGGTGAAGGTTCTAGCTGATACATCAAGTTCGCGACACGGACCCAGTAGTATTAAGTACGAGGTACGACTAGCTACTGGTAGTTATATGTGACCTGCTACTGCTAGTAACCGAGTTAGTTGGCCTGATGTGTGTATAGGTTGTGTGAGTTTTTTGTATATTGTATTGCATGTTTGCTTGTGTGTTAAGAGAGTCTATTAGTTAGCCTGTTTCTTATCACCTATACTATATGTATATATAGAACCTGTCTTGGTTGCTCTTAATTATATGCATCGTATGCTGCTTTCTAGCGTTTATTTGACTGGCATATATATATATTCCCTTGTTCCTTTCAGAGCTTCAAGCTACCTTTTTTTCAGTAGTTCATATTGCATGCATACATATATGGTACACTATTAAGTACTATTGACCATGCATGCATACGATTGACCGCATGTATGTATGTAGTTTTTATCTTCTGCGTCGTACTACTTACTACCTGATGCCGATTGCCGACTGATATATCGTACATGTGATTTGGGGAACTCAAGGAGGAGCGTGCTAGCTGTGGCCTGTGGGCAGTGGCCATCACGTTGCATGCTGCCAAGTCGGAGTTGGGCCATGTTGATGTAGGGGTCAACCAGCCGTACACGAAGACCGTATATAGTGGCCGACAGGGACATGCTCCACAACCCTCAAGCCGAGCCATCTCCTCCACTTGTGGCTGAGCGAGCTCTAGCCTCTGCCACCTCTGATGCTAGCTGATGCCTGTGCCTCGAGGGGATGCCAAATCTTTCAGGCCGCAACGAACCAACCATGCAGCTAGTGTCCACCGTAAATATATATTTAAAAAAAATGTACTATTCGCATGCATCCTGACCTCCTGAGACCTAGAACCAATAACTTCTCGTTAACCGACAAATTAGTAGTATAAAAATTGGATGATTACTCTAGTGCCTGATCAGTTTTGCTCCCCATGCATGCAATGCATGCATGCCTCTCGCGTTGATTCCAATCCTAGAAGATTCGCCACACATCCGCTCTCGCATGAACAGTGTAGGGTATGTAGGTGCTTTGTTTTGGAAATTATGGtgcgtttggttgcaatgacaggacGGATTGGGATGGGACGATCCCTCAAATTAGGTTGTTTGGTTCCGAGTTAAGGGTTGAGACAGAACTATCCCATTGTTGTCCCTGTTGTCTCTTAAAattggagggaggagagaggacgACAGGGGACATCCCTGTCGTAGCTGACccgcaaccaaacgcacccttaaGGAATGAGCGAGGATTAGGGACGGTCAGACAGGGTTAATGCAGGCAGCGACTTGGAGCGTCCACTGCAGACGTTCCCAAGCCTAGGAACATTATTTACAAACTTCACTAAGGCCTCGTTTGTTTTCCTTCTTTGAGGAATTTGAATCTAACTAATAGAGTAGACtattttttttagaatgtgacattccacaactttcaaaagtttatatataagcctatctcaaattcatatgggggtgagagatggaaattgattctatagatttacatgctacttTTGTAATGTACAACTTATATATAGTACATTCTTCTACTTCTTCTTTATAGTATAAGTGTAGTGTATATGTAACTatatctctcatatgatttaggataacatacaaatataatatattacatatataaatatattaactTAGTTAGTCTGTGTCTAAATTATGATCATTAGAATTGAATTCAATTTCAAtaaaacaaacggggcctaaaagATTCGTTCTTCTATATCTCATTTCTTTCTAACACAGTTCTC harbors:
- the LOC100274022 gene encoding uncharacterized protein; the encoded protein is MAGTVAATATVCSMCGDVGFPEKLFRCARCRHRFQHSYCTNYYGDSAPASAGSDDMCDWCLSDVAGGKASRWSSSLSPAGKQQHASTGRNHESSSATTTTSSAGGNKASGGDHQAEAAGRRAATTRPAARRYKLLKDVLCE